AGATTCCACAGGTCAGGTAGTTCCCCCGCCTCCCTGGTGTTTTGTGGTCACCATTAATCATTTCCTCTAACTGTGTATATAAGAGCTCTTTTGCCAGTGAGCCCAGTGCTCAGAGAGAAAGGCTAAAGTCCTCAGGAGGATGTGGCTGCAGAACCTGCTTTTCCTGGGCACTGTGGTCTACGGCATCTCCGCACCCACCAGCTCGCCCAGCCCTGTCACTCGACCCTCTCAGCATGTGGATGCCATCCAAGAGGCCCTGAGACTTCTGAACAATAGTAGTGATGAGACTGCTGTGATGgtgagtgagggagggagtgCAGGCTGTGGCTGGGCCACCTCACTGGCCTGCACTGGCCCTGCCTCTCAGCTTAATAAAACGGTATTCTGCTTTTCTACAGAATAAAGCAGTAAAAGTCGTCTCTGGAATGTTTGACCGCCAGGTAAGGTGCTTCTCTCTGACACACCTTCCCAGAGACCTCTACCTTGGGGGGTGGCTCCATTGCAGATGAACTCTCACAGGGTGGTCGGTCCACTTTCTCTCCAGTCAGCTGGCTGCCAGGAGAGGCTCTCAGGAGGCCACTGGCCTTGCCCCTGTGGCAGTCGCATGAACTCCTTCATTAGCTGAGCAGCCACGGACAGACCTAGCATCCAAGGGGCCAGGGGTCACCAGGGGACAGGTGGGTAAGCGGGAGTTACTTTAAGACACAGGGGCTGTGGGCTTGGGGCACTCATGAGACTAAGCCCTGTGGACACAGTGTGCTGGCTacagagaagcacagagagatttcAGGAACAAGCCTTGTTCACACAGCAGGTCGGGGCGGGGGGATGCCCCACGCTACTACCTTCTCCCCAAATGGTGGGGGGATAGCAACCTCATTTCCTGGGGCCTGGGACCCTCTCGAGATGCCAGGGAATGTGGCTATGCTAGCTGAGGGTGGCCTGAGCTGAATGGTGCAGATTCATGTTATTATGAACACAGCAGTATGTATGACTGAACCCGACATCATCCTGTGCCCCTCCCGAGTCCTACGCTTGGGGGACAGGGCTGAGAACAGGAAAGAGTGACGGGGAGGGTGTCATGTGCCCACCAGAGGGCACTTGTCCACTATTCACCAAGAAATGGACATTTCCCACAGGAGCCGACATGCCTGCAGACCCGCCTACGGCTGTACAAGGAGGGCCTGCCTGACAGCCTCATCAGCCTCAGGAAACCCTTAACCCTGATGGCCAAGCACTATGAGAAACACTGCCTCCCTACCCCGGTGAGTGCCATGCCAGGGTCCCAAGCTGGAAGGTCTTGGTCTaggagggaggaggagtggaTAAGGAGGGACCTTTGGCTGTAACTGTTCAGGACCCCAAAGGGGTTCTGTGTCAACAGATTGTCAGTATTAGTccctttagagagagagcagccCTGCCCATTTTCATCCCTAGGAGTTAAGCTATAGAGCTCCGGGGGCCTATATACTTCCTAGTGGGAGATGCTTCTGTCCTTATTATCATTAATGAGGTCAGAGGTGAGGCAAACCCAAGGAAATTCAGGTCCTGCCTAAGGTCCAAGGTGTATTCCGGGGCCCAAGTGCCACCTCTGTGGCCCCTTGTGAGGTGTCTAATTGCATGGA
The Ailuropoda melanoleuca isolate Jingjing chromosome 3, ASM200744v2, whole genome shotgun sequence DNA segment above includes these coding regions:
- the CSF2 gene encoding granulocyte-macrophage colony-stimulating factor gives rise to the protein MWLQNLLFLGTVVYGISAPTSSPSPVTRPSQHVDAIQEALRLLNNSSDETAVMNKAVKVVSGMFDRQEPTCLQTRLRLYKEGLPDSLISLRKPLTLMAKHYEKHCLPTPETPCATQTITFKSFKENLKEFLFNIPFDCWQSETMEANAARSWS